A region of Peromyscus maniculatus bairdii isolate BWxNUB_F1_BW_parent chromosome 7, HU_Pman_BW_mat_3.1, whole genome shotgun sequence DNA encodes the following proteins:
- the LOC102912233 gene encoding olfactory receptor 8C8-like, giving the protein MKQMVVENDSSVTEFIFMGLTDQPEFQLPLFFVFLLNYTATVMGNLSLMILICLNSHLHTPMYFFLFNLSFVDFCYSFVCTPKMLMGLVSEKSVISYTGCMTQLFFFGFFVNSECYVLTAMAYDRYVAICKPLMYTILMSPRMCSLLMFGSYLMGFASAMAHTSCMIRLSFCDSNIINHYMCEIFPLLQLSCSSTYANELVSSLIACIVVIVSGLVILTSYASILLNIVHMSSATSWSKAMGTCGSHIVTVSLFYGSGLLTYVKPASAESVDQGKFFSVFYTLVVPMLNPLIYSLRNKDVKLAAKRTMKRIII; this is encoded by the coding sequence ATGAAGCAAATGGTTGTAGAGAATGACTCTTCGGtgactgaatttatttttatgggattGACAGACCAACCTGAGTTCCAGCTACCCTTGTTTTTTGTGTTCTTGCTGAACTATACAGCCACAGTGATGGGAAACTTGAGCTTAATGATTCTCATTTGTCTGAATTCACACCTTCACACCCCTATGTACTTTTTTCTGTTCAATTTGTCctttgttgatttctgttattcatttgtgtgtaccCCCAAAATGCTGATGGGATTGGTTTCAGAAAAGAGTGTCATCTCTTATACAGGATGCATGACTCAGctatttttctttggcttttttgttaATTCTGAATGCTATGTGTTGACAGCAATGGCCTATGATCGTTATGTGGCCATATGTAAGCCCTTGATGTATACCATCCTCATGTCTCCTAGAATGTGTTCCCTGCTGATGTTTGGGTCTTACTTGATGGGATTTGCAAGTGCCATGGCCCACACTAGTTGTATGATTAGGCTCAGCTTTTGTGATTCCAACATCATCAACCATTACATGTGTGAAATCTTCCCTCTTCTCCAACTCTCCTGCAGCAGCACCTATGCCAATGAACTTGTGAGTTCTCTTATTGCTTGCATAGTTGTCATTGTATCTGGCCTTGTTATTTTGACCTCATATGCTTCCATCCTTTTAAATATTGTTCACATGTCATCAGCTACAAGTTGGTCCAAAGCCATGGGTACTTGTGGTTCTCACATTGTAACTGTTAGTCTGTTCTATGGTTCTGGACTGCTTACATATGTCAAACCTGCATCTGCAGAATCTGTGGACCAGGGAAAGTTTTTCTCAGTGTTTTACACTCTTGTGGTGCCCATGCTGAATCCTCTCATTTACAGTCTCAGGAACAAGGATGTCAAGCTTGCTGCAAAGAGAACCATGAAGAGAATTATAATCTGA
- the LOC102911278 gene encoding olfactory receptor 8C8-like translates to MQQMATENDSSVSEFILLGLTDQPELQLPLFFLFLVNYTAIVVGNLSLMSLIFLNSHLHTPMYFFLFNLSFIDFCYSFVFTPKMLMSFVSEKNIIPFTGCMTQLFFFCFFVNSESYVLTVMAYDRYVAICMPLLYKVIMLPRICCLLMFGSYLIGISTAMVLTGLMIRLNFCSNNIINHYMCDIFPVLRISCSNTYVNELVSTAVVGTAIILCSLIILVSYAMILFNIIHMSSGKGWSKALGTCGSHIVTVSLFYGSGLLAYVKPSSAETVGQGKFFSVFYTFLVPMLNPLIYSLRNKDVKLAVKKTLKRITS, encoded by the coding sequence ATGCAGCAAATGGCTACAGAAAATGACTCTTCAGTGTCTGAGTTTATTCTTCTGGGACTAAcagaccaacctgagctacagttGCCCCTGTTTTTCCTCTTCTTGGTGAACTACACAGCCATAGTGGTGGGTAATTTGAGCTTAATGAGTCTTATCTTCCTGAATTCACATCTTCACActcccatgtactttttccttttcaatctgtccttcattgatttttgttattcatttgtttttacccCCAAAATGCTAATGAGttttgtttcagagaagaatatcATCCCTTTTACAGGATGCATGACTCAGctgtttttcttctgcttttttgtcAACTCTGAGAGTTACGTGCTGACAGTCATGGCCTAtgatcgctatgtggccatctgtatGCCTTTATTGTACAAGGTTATCATGTTACCTAGGATCTGTTGCCTGCTGATGTTTGGTTCATATTTGATAGGGATTTCTACTGCCATGGTCCTTACAGGCTTAATGATTAGGCTCAACTTTTGTAGTAACAACATCATTAACCACTACATGTGTGACATCTTCCCAGTCCTTCGGATCTCCTGCAGCAACACTTATGTCAATGAACTTGTGAGTACTGCAGTGGTGGGAACGGCTATCATTTTATGTAGCCTCATTATCTTAGTCTCATATGCTATGATCCTTTTCAATATCATTCATATGTCATCAGGTAAGGGTTGGTCCAAAGCCTTGGGCACTTGTGGATCTCACATCGTAACTGTTAGTCTCTTCTATGGATCTGGGCTGCTTGCTTATGTCAAGCCATCATCTGCTGAGACTGTGGGCCAGGgaaaatttttttcagtgttttatacATTTTTGGTGCCCATGCTGAATCCTCTCATTTACAGTCTCCGGAACAAAGATGTCAAACTTGCTGTGAAGAAAACCTTGAAGAGAATCACAAGTTAA